A window from Pseudooceanicola algae encodes these proteins:
- a CDS encoding chemotaxis protein CheW: protein MSDQAQTNDLELLTFRVADQEYSLDIMSVREIRGWTRTTPMPHAPDFMRGVINLRGTVLPVMDLARRLNLASQETNDRNVIIVVKLQGTLTGLLVDAVSDIVAITEDDLQIPPDISSEPHMSVVRALTVIDDRMIRVLDLAAVVPTTSDEAA, encoded by the coding sequence ATGAGTGATCAGGCACAAACCAACGACCTGGAGCTGCTTACGTTTCGAGTGGCAGATCAGGAATATTCGCTCGACATCATGTCCGTCCGCGAAATCCGCGGCTGGACCCGGACCACACCCATGCCTCACGCTCCGGACTTCATGCGTGGCGTCATCAACCTGCGCGGTACGGTCCTACCGGTCATGGATCTGGCACGCCGCCTCAACCTGGCTTCGCAGGAAACCAACGACCGCAATGTCATCATCGTGGTCAAGCTTCAGGGCACGCTAACCGGGCTGCTTGTCGATGCTGTGTCCGATATTGTCGCCATCACCGAAGACGATCTGCAGATCCCGCCGGACATCTCGTCCGAGCCGCACATGTCGGTTGTTCGCGCCCTTACGGTCATAGACGACCGGATGATCCGGGTGTTGGACTTGGCCGCTGTTGTGCCCACAACCAGTGACGAAGCTGCATGA
- a CDS encoding chemotaxis protein CheA codes for MSDQNDPMAEIRASFFIECEELLEALQDGLQELDDGSEDPETINVVFRAVHSIKGGAGAFGLEALVRFAHRYETVMDEVRNGNMHPDSEAMKLFFLAADHVSDLVRACRDEAPLPEETSKELLARLDELLGEQGIEEEEEASADDFQPLGVAFSLDLPDMDAGPETGRYTIRFKPEQELFATGNEPQMLLKNLCALGEAQVNCVTTDLPDLDGLAPETTYIEWLIDLETEAAEPEIRDIFEFVDGLCMLEVTGGPDGPTPKGEGTPDDTPPVETAAPDPVTPDATPAPEPEAAAKPDKVVEMKRGPAENSKDGGDAEPRKAAAPAPKSVVRVDLERIERLVNLVGELVINQAMLSQSLDEAGLSPHSDAMNGLEEFQRLTRDIQDSVMMIRAQPVKSLFQRMSRIVRESSAAVEKEVRLLTEGEATEVDKTVIERLSDPLTHMIRNSVDHGLETPDERAAAGKPKAGTVTLTAAHRSGRVIIEIADDGAGINREKVFQVAVKKGLVAPDAQLSDTEIDNLLFLPGFSTASQVSSLSGRGVGMDVVKTSIQSLGGRISITSEKGKGTTFSISLPLTLAVLDGMVVNVAGETLVLPLNVVVETLSLGADDVQMLRPGSYVVRVRGGFVPLYDLGVMLGYRSQRKTDAGAIVLLISLEDGNRAALVIDGIQDQRQVVIKGLDDSFYRAPGIAAATILGDGQIALILDPADIIAGVGNPRGGDFMLSERKIANE; via the coding sequence ATGTCCGATCAAAATGACCCGATGGCAGAAATCCGCGCCTCGTTCTTCATCGAATGCGAAGAACTGCTTGAGGCGCTGCAGGACGGCCTGCAGGAACTGGATGATGGTTCCGAAGACCCCGAAACGATCAACGTGGTGTTCCGCGCCGTCCATTCGATCAAGGGGGGGGCCGGTGCCTTTGGGTTGGAAGCCCTGGTTCGGTTTGCGCATCGCTACGAGACCGTCATGGACGAGGTCCGCAACGGCAACATGCACCCCGACAGCGAGGCGATGAAGCTGTTCTTCCTCGCCGCTGATCACGTCTCGGACCTGGTACGCGCCTGCCGCGACGAAGCCCCGCTGCCCGAAGAGACCAGCAAGGAACTGCTTGCACGCCTCGACGAATTGCTGGGCGAACAGGGTATCGAGGAAGAAGAAGAAGCCTCGGCCGACGATTTCCAGCCGCTTGGCGTCGCCTTCTCTCTCGACTTGCCAGATATGGATGCAGGACCGGAAACCGGCCGCTACACGATCAGGTTCAAACCCGAGCAAGAGCTGTTTGCCACCGGCAATGAACCGCAGATGCTGCTGAAGAACCTCTGCGCTCTCGGCGAGGCACAGGTCAACTGCGTCACGACGGATCTGCCCGATCTCGACGGTCTGGCGCCCGAAACCACCTACATCGAATGGCTGATCGACCTCGAGACCGAAGCCGCAGAGCCCGAGATCCGCGACATCTTCGAGTTCGTCGATGGTCTCTGCATGCTGGAGGTAACCGGCGGTCCCGATGGACCGACCCCAAAGGGCGAAGGCACGCCCGATGACACCCCGCCTGTCGAGACCGCCGCGCCTGATCCCGTCACGCCCGATGCAACTCCCGCGCCCGAACCAGAGGCCGCCGCCAAGCCCGACAAAGTCGTCGAAATGAAGCGTGGCCCTGCCGAGAATTCCAAGGACGGCGGCGATGCGGAGCCCAGGAAGGCCGCGGCGCCGGCCCCAAAATCCGTTGTCCGCGTTGATCTCGAACGGATCGAGCGCCTGGTCAATCTTGTCGGGGAACTGGTGATCAACCAGGCCATGCTGTCGCAAAGCCTCGACGAGGCGGGCCTGTCGCCACACTCCGACGCGATGAACGGGTTGGAGGAATTCCAGCGGCTGACCCGCGACATCCAGGATTCCGTGATGATGATCCGCGCCCAACCGGTGAAATCGTTGTTCCAGCGCATGTCCCGGATCGTTCGCGAATCCTCTGCCGCCGTCGAGAAGGAGGTCCGCCTTCTGACAGAGGGCGAGGCCACCGAGGTCGACAAGACCGTAATCGAACGGCTTTCGGATCCATTGACCCACATGATCCGGAATTCAGTCGACCATGGTCTTGAAACCCCCGACGAAAGAGCCGCCGCAGGCAAGCCAAAGGCCGGCACCGTCACACTCACGGCGGCGCACCGTTCCGGCCGGGTCATCATCGAGATCGCCGACGACGGCGCCGGGATCAATCGGGAAAAGGTCTTTCAGGTAGCGGTGAAGAAGGGGCTTGTCGCACCGGACGCTCAACTATCAGATACCGAAATCGACAACCTGCTCTTCCTGCCCGGCTTCTCGACAGCCAGCCAGGTATCCAGCCTTTCAGGCCGCGGCGTCGGCATGGATGTGGTCAAGACGTCTATTCAGTCCCTCGGCGGACGGATCTCAATCACGTCGGAAAAGGGCAAGGGAACGACGTTCTCCATCTCCCTCCCGCTCACCCTCGCCGTCCTCGATGGCATGGTGGTGAACGTCGCCGGTGAAACCTTGGTGCTTCCGCTCAACGTGGTGGTGGAAACTCTGTCACTCGGTGCCGATGACGTTCAGATGTTGCGCCCCGGCTCATATGTCGTCCGTGTCCGTGGCGGTTTCGTTCCGCTCTACGATCTCGGCGTGATGCTTGGCTACCGATCACAGCGCAAGACCGATGCCGGGGCGATCGTCCTCCTGATCTCTCTCGAAGACGGCAATCGGGCGGCTCTTGTCATCGACGGCATCCAGGATCAGCGACAAGTCGTGATCAAGGGACTTGACGACAGCTTCTACCGGGCGCCCGGCATCGCCGCCGCCACGATCCTGGGTGACGGACAAATCGCCCTCATTCTTGACCCGGCCGATATCATTGCAGGCGTCGGTAACCCGCGCGGCGGGGATTTCATGCTCTCGGAAAGGAAGATCGCAAATGAGTGA
- a CDS encoding response regulator, translating into MSLTILAVDDSRTMRDMIRMALMPAGFTVHLADDGIHGIEVLEGIDPDAIITDINMPRMDGFGFIDAVRDQADHRATPILVLTTESSPELKMRAREAGATGWIVKPFDPAKLVKALQMVAG; encoded by the coding sequence ATGAGTTTGACAATTCTTGCCGTGGACGACAGCCGGACAATGCGGGACATGATCCGCATGGCGCTGATGCCTGCCGGCTTTACCGTCCACCTGGCCGATGACGGCATCCACGGGATCGAGGTGCTGGAAGGCATCGATCCGGATGCGATCATCACCGATATCAACATGCCGCGCATGGATGGGTTCGGCTTCATTGATGCGGTCCGCGATCAGGCGGATCACCGGGCGACACCCATCCTTGTCCTGACCACCGAAAGTTCGCCCGAACTCAAGATGCGGGCGCGGGAAGCCGGGGCAACGGGCTGGATCGTCAAACCTTTCGATCCTGCAAAGCTGGTCAAGGCCTTGCAGATGGTTGCAGGATAG
- a CDS encoding STAS domain-containing protein, with product MTEPLVLQPKLDLPAAAPLAEELKTRMTGDVQLDAKDVTQIGSLCLQVILAAATSLKAGGHSLSLTNVNDRVVEQLAQMGFSPETVSEGRV from the coding sequence ATGACCGAGCCGCTGGTCCTTCAACCGAAGCTGGATCTTCCGGCTGCCGCCCCTCTGGCTGAGGAGCTCAAGACGCGCATGACCGGCGATGTCCAGCTCGACGCCAAGGATGTGACGCAAATCGGCTCGCTCTGCCTGCAGGTGATCCTGGCGGCCGCGACCTCGCTGAAAGCAGGCGGGCATTCTCTCAGTCTGACGAACGTCAACGACCGGGTGGTCGAACAATTGGCCCAGATGGGCTTTTCCCCCGAAACCGTGTCGGAGGGCCGGGTATGA
- a CDS encoding methyltetrahydrofolate cobalamin methyltransferase: MTRTVLESKSKTVTIGFDEPFCVIGERINPTGRKKLAAELEAGDFSTIEQDALLQVACGAAVLDVNAGVVYNSNPNPNETEPPLMRAVIEMVQGLVDVPLCIDSSVPAALEAGLEIAEGRPLVNSVTGEEERLELVLPLIKKYNVPVVAISNDDSGISEDPEVRFLVAKKIVERAADFGIPAHDIVVDPLVMPVGAMATAGRQVFELVRKLREELGVNTTCGASNISFGLPNRHGVNAAFLPMAIGAGMTSAIMNPIRQVEMEAVKAANMLMDHDPNGAAWIGFSRVLEAVKEGATFAEAAKAAAAAGSGRGGRRRRRS; this comes from the coding sequence ATGACCCGTACCGTTCTTGAATCCAAATCCAAGACCGTGACCATCGGCTTCGACGAACCTTTCTGCGTCATCGGTGAACGTATCAACCCCACGGGGCGCAAGAAGCTGGCGGCCGAGCTCGAGGCCGGGGATTTCTCGACCATTGAGCAGGACGCGCTGCTGCAGGTGGCCTGCGGGGCGGCCGTGTTGGATGTGAACGCCGGCGTCGTCTACAACTCCAACCCCAACCCGAACGAGACCGAGCCGCCGCTGATGCGCGCCGTGATCGAGATGGTGCAGGGGCTGGTGGATGTGCCGCTCTGTATCGACAGTTCCGTTCCCGCCGCTCTGGAAGCTGGCCTCGAGATCGCGGAAGGTCGCCCGCTGGTCAATTCCGTGACCGGCGAAGAGGAACGGCTGGAACTGGTCCTGCCGTTGATCAAGAAGTACAACGTCCCCGTCGTGGCGATTTCCAACGACGACAGCGGCATCTCCGAAGATCCCGAGGTCCGTTTCCTCGTCGCCAAGAAAATCGTCGAGCGGGCCGCGGATTTCGGCATTCCCGCACATGACATTGTCGTCGATCCGCTGGTCATGCCCGTCGGGGCCATGGCCACCGCCGGGCGTCAGGTCTTTGAACTGGTGCGCAAACTGCGCGAAGAACTCGGTGTGAACACGACCTGCGGAGCCTCCAATATCTCATTCGGGCTGCCGAACCGGCACGGGGTCAACGCCGCCTTTCTGCCCATGGCGATCGGAGCGGGCATGACATCGGCGATCATGAATCCGATCCGGCAGGTGGAGATGGAAGCCGTGAAGGCCGCGAACATGCTGATGGACCATGACCCCAATGGGGCCGCCTGGATCGGCTTCTCGCGGGTTCTGGAAGCCGTTAAAGAGGGCGCGACCTTCGCCGAAGCTGCAAAGGCAGCCGCCGCCGCCGGCAGCGGTCGTGGTGGCCGACGCCGCCGCCGGAGCTGA
- a CDS encoding methylenetetrahydrofolate reductase: MSLLPFRRKPTPGIPALGGILSGYSIEVMPRTAAKVEDFRALLPAGTRVYIAHIDGTPIEDMVATARRIAGEGFEVMPHFPARIIRDRAMLGDWIARYQGEADVRQALLLGGGIATPQGDFDNSMQLMESGLFDKAGFRRLHVAGHPEGNRDIDADGGDEMVMQALRWKQDFAARSDAEMAIATQFAFDAGPVLLWAARLRAEGIALPIHLGIAGPAKLQTLIRFAIACGVGPSLKVLQKRALDVTKLMLPYEPTEILSDLVAASAAGNGLIEQIHLFPLGGIKTAAQFAIDHGGAATLPVHAKA; encoded by the coding sequence ATGTCCTTGCTTCCCTTCCGGCGCAAACCGACCCCCGGCATCCCGGCGCTTGGCGGCATCCTTTCGGGTTATTCGATCGAGGTCATGCCGCGCACCGCCGCCAAGGTCGAGGATTTCCGCGCCCTGCTGCCTGCGGGCACGCGTGTCTACATCGCCCATATCGACGGCACCCCGATCGAGGACATGGTTGCCACCGCCCGTCGCATCGCCGGCGAGGGTTTCGAGGTCATGCCGCATTTTCCCGCCCGGATCATCCGCGACCGCGCCATGCTGGGCGATTGGATCGCCCGCTACCAGGGCGAAGCCGATGTGCGTCAGGCGCTTTTGCTGGGCGGCGGGATCGCCACGCCGCAGGGGGATTTCGACAATTCCATGCAGCTGATGGAAAGCGGTCTTTTCGACAAGGCGGGCTTTCGCCGGCTGCATGTGGCAGGCCACCCGGAGGGCAACCGCGACATCGACGCCGATGGCGGTGACGAGATGGTCATGCAGGCGCTGCGCTGGAAACAGGATTTCGCCGCCCGCAGCGATGCCGAGATGGCCATCGCGACCCAGTTTGCCTTCGATGCCGGACCGGTGCTGCTATGGGCCGCCCGCTTGCGCGCCGAGGGCATCGCCCTGCCGATCCACCTTGGCATCGCCGGCCCCGCGAAATTGCAGACCCTGATCCGGTTCGCCATTGCCTGCGGTGTCGGACCGTCGTTGAAGGTTCTCCAGAAACGCGCGCTCGACGTTACCAAGCTGATGCTGCCCTATGAACCGACCGAGATCCTGTCGGATCTGGTCGCCGCCTCGGCCGCGGGAAACGGTCTGATCGAGCAGATCCACCTGTTCCCGCTTGGCGGCATCAAGACGGCCGCGCAATTCGCCATCGACCATGGCGGTGCGGCCACCCTTCCGGTCCATGCCAAGGCCTGA
- a CDS encoding virulence factor, which produces MPDVTIVYWRDIPAQVIVGKGRRAAKAVLPERFEQAIDRAAMKTGAAETDAYLAEWRKAAPYSVEGEAKEVADDEIRRLDNEYDQERLKTLIANDGWAETP; this is translated from the coding sequence ATGCCCGACGTCACCATCGTCTATTGGCGCGACATTCCCGCCCAGGTCATCGTCGGCAAGGGCCGGCGCGCCGCAAAGGCCGTTCTGCCCGAACGCTTTGAACAGGCCATCGACCGCGCCGCGATGAAGACCGGGGCCGCCGAAACAGATGCCTATCTGGCCGAATGGCGCAAGGCCGCCCCCTATTCTGTCGAAGGAGAGGCAAAAGAGGTCGCTGATGACGAAATCCGACGGCTCGACAACGAATATGATCAGGAAAGACTGAAGACCCTGATCGCCAATGACGGCTGGGCCGAAACGCCCTGA
- a CDS encoding Ppx/GppA phosphatase family protein — MAPKRPNGAGAFPKPVENPAPTMPDPAELYAALDLGTNSCRMLIAQPKGSQFHVVDSFSKSVQLGSGLERSGRLSRASMARTIQAMRICQQKLKRHKVRNMRLVATEACRRATNARGFVQQVQRETGLRLEIIEPEEEARLAVISCAPLVSTRTDQLLVVDIGGGSTELVWIDLTSVPHRERPRAIMRLHAGFHPPESPFPAAKVVDWISVPLGVATLRDQFRDVEDDAARFALMSWFFEESLSEFAPYADEQAREGFQIVGTSGTVTTVAASHLGLKRYDRNKVDGLRMTSDQIDKVIRGYLELGPDGRRRDPRIGQDRQTLIMSGSAILQALLRCWPTDRLSVADRGLREGLLYAQMSADGVLEDGPF, encoded by the coding sequence ATGGCGCCCAAGCGTCCCAATGGTGCGGGCGCTTTCCCGAAACCGGTTGAAAACCCCGCGCCCACGATGCCCGACCCGGCCGAGCTTTATGCCGCGCTGGATCTGGGTACAAATTCCTGTCGCATGCTGATTGCCCAGCCGAAGGGCAGCCAGTTTCATGTGGTGGACAGTTTCTCGAAATCCGTGCAGCTCGGTAGCGGGCTGGAACGGTCCGGGCGGTTGTCGCGCGCCTCGATGGCGCGCACTATCCAGGCGATGCGGATCTGTCAGCAGAAATTGAAACGTCACAAGGTGCGCAATATGCGCCTTGTTGCGACCGAAGCCTGTCGCCGGGCCACCAATGCGCGCGGTTTCGTGCAGCAGGTCCAGCGTGAAACCGGGTTGCGCCTTGAAATCATCGAGCCGGAAGAAGAAGCCCGTCTGGCGGTGATCTCTTGCGCGCCGCTGGTCTCGACCCGCACCGACCAACTGCTTGTGGTGGATATCGGCGGTGGCTCGACCGAACTGGTCTGGATCGACCTGACCAGCGTGCCGCACCGCGAACGACCGCGGGCCATCATGCGCCTGCATGCCGGGTTCCATCCGCCCGAAAGCCCGTTTCCGGCAGCCAAGGTGGTCGATTGGATTTCGGTTCCATTGGGGGTGGCGACGTTGCGCGACCAGTTCCGGGACGTGGAAGACGACGCGGCGCGGTTTGCGCTGATGTCCTGGTTTTTCGAGGAAAGCCTGTCCGAATTCGCCCCTTATGCCGATGAACAGGCCCGGGAAGGGTTCCAGATCGTCGGTACCTCGGGAACGGTGACCACCGTCGCGGCCAGCCATCTTGGCCTGAAGCGCTATGACCGCAACAAGGTCGATGGGCTGCGCATGACCTCGGACCAGATCGACAAGGTGATCCGGGGCTACCTTGAGCTTGGCCCGGACGGGCGCCGGCGCGATCCGCGCATCGGACAGGATCGGCAGACGCTGATCATGTCGGGCTCGGCGATCCTGCAGGCCTTGCTGCGTTGCTGGCCGACCGACCGGCTGAGCGTTGCGGACCGGGGTTTGCGCGAAGGTCTGCTGTATGCGCAGATGTCGGCGGACGGGGTTTTGGAGGATGGGCCTTTCTGA
- a CDS encoding RlmE family RNA methyltransferase yields MVKKPTGKNTSGRGQRDLTVKVKTARGRTLSSTRWLQRQLNDPYVVRAKAEGYRGRAAFKIMELDDKFRFLVPGARVLDLGCAPGGWIQVAVPRINALGEKSGKAVGRIVGIDLQEVDDIPGAEIHQLDFMADDADLQVKEWLGGQADVVMSDMAASSSGHKQTDHLRIIALCEAAAYLSFDVLSDGGTFVAKVLAGGAEGELQKLLKQKFTKVAHVKPPSSRSDSSEKFVIASGFRGNAEGE; encoded by the coding sequence GTGGTGAAGAAACCAACCGGAAAGAATACCTCTGGACGGGGGCAGCGCGATCTGACCGTGAAGGTAAAGACCGCGCGGGGTCGCACGCTTTCGTCGACGCGCTGGTTGCAGCGGCAGCTGAACGATCCTTATGTGGTGCGAGCCAAGGCCGAAGGCTACCGCGGGCGGGCTGCGTTCAAGATCATGGAGCTGGACGACAAATTCCGCTTCCTGGTGCCGGGTGCGCGGGTGCTGGACCTTGGCTGTGCGCCGGGGGGCTGGATCCAGGTGGCCGTGCCACGGATCAACGCGCTTGGCGAGAAAAGCGGCAAGGCCGTGGGACGCATCGTCGGTATAGATCTGCAAGAGGTGGACGATATTCCGGGTGCCGAGATCCATCAGCTGGATTTCATGGCCGATGACGCGGATCTGCAGGTCAAGGAATGGCTGGGTGGTCAGGCCGATGTGGTGATGAGCGACATGGCCGCGTCGTCTTCGGGGCACAAGCAGACCGATCACTTGCGGATTATCGCGCTTTGCGAAGCGGCGGCCTATCTGTCCTTCGATGTGCTGTCGGATGGCGGCACCTTTGTCGCCAAGGTGCTGGCCGGGGGCGCCGAGGGTGAGTTGCAGAAGCTGTTGAAACAGAAATTCACCAAGGTCGCCCATGTGAAGCCGCCGTCGTCTCGGTCGGACAGTTCGGAGAAATTCGTCATTGCGAGCGGGTTTCGCGGCAACGCCGAAGGCGAGTGA
- the pdxA gene encoding 4-hydroxythreonine-4-phosphate dehydrogenase PdxA encodes MTDAPDIPPLAMTLGDPAGIGPEIAVKSVIAPDAPPVVLLGQRLVAERAMALAAPGYELQIVSDPGKAALSPRHLRLVETGEPGLVPYGAVAAEGGAAAYAAIRTAIDMAMAGQVSGIVTAPIHKEALSAAGVPFPGHTEMLAHHAGGVEVAMMLANDVIRTVLVTIHVALSRAVLLADFDANMRAIRLADAGCRAFGIARPRVAVAGLNPHAGEGGLFGREEIEIIAPAIAAARAEGIEASGPWPGDTVFMQARQGQFDVVVAQYHDQGLIPVKYMGLEQGVNITLGLPFVRTSPDHGTAFDIAGTGRADPASMMHALQQAAVMARANAASKI; translated from the coding sequence ATGACTGACGCCCCCGACATCCCGCCCCTTGCCATGACCCTTGGCGATCCTGCCGGGATCGGGCCCGAGATTGCCGTGAAATCCGTGATTGCGCCGGATGCGCCGCCTGTCGTTCTGTTGGGGCAACGACTGGTCGCAGAGCGGGCCATGGCGCTGGCGGCACCCGGATACGAGCTTCAGATCGTTTCGGATCCGGGCAAAGCGGCCCTGTCCCCCCGTCATCTGCGTTTGGTCGAAACGGGCGAACCGGGTCTCGTGCCCTATGGGGCGGTTGCGGCCGAGGGCGGAGCGGCGGCCTATGCAGCGATCCGGACGGCCATCGACATGGCTATGGCGGGGCAGGTGTCGGGCATCGTCACCGCACCGATCCACAAGGAAGCGCTGAGCGCTGCCGGTGTGCCTTTTCCGGGCCATACCGAGATGCTGGCGCATCATGCCGGCGGCGTCGAGGTCGCGATGATGCTGGCCAATGACGTGATCCGGACTGTGCTGGTGACCATTCACGTGGCGCTGTCCCGGGCGGTGCTATTGGCGGATTTCGATGCCAACATGCGGGCGATCCGCCTGGCGGATGCCGGGTGTCGGGCCTTCGGTATCGCGCGGCCTCGGGTCGCGGTGGCCGGCCTCAACCCCCATGCGGGCGAAGGCGGGCTGTTCGGACGTGAAGAGATCGAGATCATCGCCCCCGCCATTGCCGCAGCCCGCGCCGAAGGGATCGAGGCAAGCGGACCATGGCCGGGCGACACGGTCTTCATGCAGGCCCGGCAGGGTCAGTTCGACGTTGTGGTGGCACAATATCACGATCAGGGTCTGATCCCCGTCAAGTACATGGGGCTGGAGCAAGGGGTGAACATTACCCTTGGTCTGCCCTTCGTGCGTACTTCGCCGGATCATGGAACAGCCTTCGATATCGCGGGAACGGGTCGGGCCGATCCGGCCTCGATGATGCATGCCTTGCAGCAAGCGGCAGTGATGGCGCGGGCGAACGCGGCGTCGAAGATCTGA
- a CDS encoding LysR family transcriptional regulator yields the protein MTIFPEVPNLRHLRMVQVIGRLGGVSGAARALGTSQPAVTQALANLEAEIGTPIFERRTTGTVPTAMGTLFLRRIDRFFDVLETAVGQVTSGSERPHSTAPVESLITGTQLRAFVVTSDPAQLTETARQIGLSAASLLRAARTLERTLGCPLYDRAADGLPPNQTGRSLARQFRRAIREIEFGRGEVLWNAGQAAPEVVIGTLTPSGNRDLAEAVHRFLNASPIARVRIITSTDPEQDLSDSKIDMIFGALPPSGDRPGFETEALYRDSYCLLARAGHPLAATRNIHPEDLPGYDWLLAPRGTASRAQMEALFADMANRPRPRMESSSPGMSRALLLSGDMVTLMPQSDARLDASLGILKILPCSHLDATFSIGITTLDDWLPTPAHLLFLTCLRATISERLGHVMIGTFIGEQVS from the coding sequence ATGACGATATTTCCGGAGGTTCCCAACTTGCGGCACCTGCGCATGGTGCAGGTCATCGGACGGCTGGGCGGGGTCAGCGGCGCCGCGCGCGCGCTTGGCACATCGCAACCCGCCGTGACCCAGGCCCTCGCCAACCTCGAGGCAGAAATCGGCACGCCGATCTTCGAACGTCGCACCACGGGCACGGTCCCCACCGCAATGGGAACACTGTTCCTGCGTCGGATCGACCGGTTCTTCGATGTCCTTGAGACCGCCGTAGGACAGGTGACAAGCGGCAGCGAACGGCCTCATTCAACGGCGCCGGTCGAAAGCCTGATCACAGGCACCCAACTTCGCGCATTTGTCGTGACATCGGACCCCGCCCAGCTGACCGAGACGGCCAGGCAGATCGGTCTGTCCGCCGCATCCCTGTTGCGTGCAGCCCGGACATTGGAACGCACCCTGGGTTGCCCCCTGTACGACCGCGCGGCGGATGGCCTGCCCCCCAACCAGACCGGCCGCAGCCTGGCCCGTCAATTCCGCCGTGCAATCCGGGAAATCGAATTCGGACGCGGCGAGGTCTTGTGGAACGCCGGTCAGGCCGCTCCGGAAGTCGTTATCGGCACCCTGACACCTTCAGGAAATCGCGACCTCGCCGAGGCGGTTCACCGGTTCCTCAACGCCAGTCCCATCGCAAGGGTGCGCATCATTACATCGACCGATCCGGAACAGGATCTTTCCGACAGCAAGATCGACATGATCTTCGGAGCCTTGCCCCCGTCCGGGGACAGGCCTGGCTTCGAAACCGAGGCCCTCTATCGCGACAGTTACTGCCTGCTCGCCCGTGCGGGCCATCCGCTTGCCGCGACCCGGAACATCCACCCTGAAGACTTGCCAGGGTATGATTGGCTGCTCGCACCCCGCGGCACAGCAAGCCGCGCGCAGATGGAGGCGCTGTTCGCTGACATGGCGAACCGACCAAGGCCCCGCATGGAAAGCAGTTCACCGGGAATGTCACGCGCCCTGCTATTGAGTGGCGACATGGTAACGCTGATGCCCCAGAGCGATGCGCGACTGGACGCCAGCCTCGGTATCCTGAAAATCCTGCCCTGCAGCCATTTGGACGCGACCTTTTCCATTGGCATCACGACGCTTGACGACTGGCTGCCGACCCCTGCGCATCTTTTGTTCCTGACCTGCCTGCGCGCAACCATCTCGGAACGACTGGGCCACGTTATGATCGGCACCTTCATCGGAGAGCAAGTTTCGTGA